A window from Rana temporaria chromosome 8, aRanTem1.1, whole genome shotgun sequence encodes these proteins:
- the LOC120909470 gene encoding zinc finger protein 7-like, with protein MEDEEIPHHDQGNDLVVVKVKIKEEEEEMLVSGDQQSMEEGKTIMKTKQEESSLGIGTDGRYVGNTSKGGPISYRIFKAENNDIRQNSPELNTITENPPQRPYGLETSKDPTNPEESSKKSDTLTSDTRSTLHTADRPTNPPKESSQSQEGLHTGESSLSCLGCGKSFKTNSELLIHLRSHTKVTILCPECGKSFTDKKVFNDHQKIHTGETPFSCSECGKYFTWKGNLITHQRIHRGERPYSCSKCGRSFTQKGHLIRHQKTHSC; from the exons atGGAAGATGAAGAGATCCCTCACCATGATCAG GGTAATGACCTGGTTGTTGTGAAAGTTAaaattaaagaggaagaagaagagatgttggtgagtggagatcagcagtctatggaggaggggaagacgaTTATGAAAACTAAACAGGAGGAATCTTCTCTAGGTATTGGCACAG ATGGTCGCTATGTAGGAAATACATCAAAGGGAGGTCCTATTTCATATCGAATTTTTAAAGCtgaaaataatgacatcaggcaAAATTCTCCAGAATTGAATACCATAACCGAGAACCCTCCTCAGAGGCCTTATGGCTTGGAGACATCAAAGGATCCCACTAATCCTGAGGAGTCTTCTAAAAAATCAGATACTTTGACTTCAGATACCCGCTCGACACTTCACACTGCAGATAGACCAACGAATCCACCCAAGGAATCTTCTCAAAGCCAAGAAGGACTTCACACGGGGGAGAGCTCATTGTCATGCTTGGGTTGCGGGAAATCCTTTAAGACTAATTCTGAACTTCTTATCCATCTCAGATCCCACACCAAGGTGACCATTCTATGTCCGGAATGCGGGAAATCTTTTACCGATAAAAAAGTATTCAATGAtcaccagaaaattcacacaggtgagactcctttctcatgttcagagtgcgggaaatatttCACTTGGAAAGGAAACCTTAttacacaccagaggattcacaggGGTGAGCGTCCGTATTCATGTTCAAAGTGCGGGagatctttcactcagaaaggacATCTAATTAGACATCAGAAAACACACTCCTGCTGA